In a genomic window of Coleofasciculus sp. FACHB-1120:
- a CDS encoding response regulator: MPHVLLVDDKKPLRDSLSYTLKKEGYCVTTAENGQAAIKLYHKQVPDVILLDLMLSIIDGMEICWRIRAFSNVLILMLTAKDEEIDRTWGLKAGANDYITKPFKTCELLERIKAILQQRQSN, from the coding sequence ATGCCACACGTTTTACTGGTCGATGATAAAAAGCCATTGCGCGATAGTCTTAGCTATACCTTAAAAAAAGAAGGCTATTGTGTAACAACGGCAGAAAATGGGCAGGCAGCCATCAAACTGTATCACAAGCAGGTGCCGGACGTAATTCTTTTAGACCTGATGCTATCGATAATAGATGGCATGGAGATATGCTGGCGCATTCGGGCATTTTCCAACGTTCTAATCTTGATGTTAACAGCCAAAGACGAAGAGATTGACAGAACTTGGGGATTAAAAGCGGGAGCCAATGACTACATCACCAAACCATTTAAAACTTGTGAACTACTGGAAAGAATAAAAGCTATCTTACAGCAACGTCAATCAAACTAA
- a CDS encoding DUF1206 domain-containing protein has product MERLFRLGYAAKGVVYAIVGWLAASSAYGPGGRTTNARGALQSLVDRPFGRILLGLVAIGLSGYVLWRFVQAIMDTENQGTDAKGIIVRLSYAGNGSIYAGLAMTAVEIIIDKLDGEVDIDNDDESRDWTALLLAQPFGQWLVGTVGAMVIGVGFYEFYQAYTAKFSRNFKLNEMSDTEKTWATHIGRFGLVAKGVVYSIIGFFLIQAAHQSKSKQVRGLEGALDSLARQHYGRWLLGIVALGLIAYGIYYIVQARYRRINIT; this is encoded by the coding sequence ATGGAACGACTCTTTCGACTCGGCTATGCAGCTAAGGGAGTAGTCTACGCGATCGTTGGATGGCTAGCGGCTTCATCTGCCTATGGCCCAGGCGGCAGAACTACTAACGCACGTGGCGCTCTCCAATCGCTTGTAGACCGACCGTTTGGGCGAATTTTGCTCGGATTGGTTGCTATTGGCTTATCAGGATACGTACTGTGGCGGTTTGTTCAGGCGATCATGGATACGGAGAATCAAGGCACGGACGCCAAAGGTATTATCGTGCGCCTCAGTTATGCAGGCAATGGCTCCATCTACGCTGGGTTAGCGATGACCGCCGTGGAGATCATCATTGATAAATTAGATGGTGAAGTAGATATAGACAATGATGATGAGTCGAGAGACTGGACAGCCCTATTACTAGCCCAGCCCTTTGGTCAGTGGTTAGTTGGAACAGTAGGAGCAATGGTAATTGGGGTAGGTTTCTACGAGTTCTATCAAGCCTACACCGCCAAATTCAGTCGAAACTTCAAACTCAACGAGATGAGCGACACCGAAAAAACTTGGGCAACCCACATCGGCAGATTTGGTCTAGTTGCAAAGGGCGTTGTTTATAGCATAATTGGCTTTTTCTTAATTCAGGCAGCGCATCAGTCTAAGTCCAAACAAGTTAGAGGATTAGAAGGGGCATTGGACTCACTGGCACGACAACACTATGGTCGCTGGCTATTAGGAATCGTAGCGCTCGGTCTGATTGCTTATGGTATCTACTATATAGTTCAGGCACGATATCGACGGATTAATATCACCTAA
- a CDS encoding AI-2E family transporter: protein MEATVVSLGKLIGFLAFAVSLYILWQIRHILLLIFAAVVFAIVLNRVVRWLQQRGVNRGIAIALTVISLLGILFILFALIGPSFAQQLEQLGNLVPTTLESLRDWFNSLSTRLPERLINIRSFSDFLPRLQPLITRLLNNTYTWFSDLLAIILNLLLVLVLIIMLVANPAPYRQGLLLLFPAFYRRRANEIFSECEATLVGWMTATLIDMAAIAAITFIGLSILGVPLALANAIIAGLLEFIPNIGPVLSVIPPMVVAALLVSPGKAVAVLILYILIQQFEAYVLVPFVMKQQVELLPATTLLAVVIFGSLFGFIGVFLAVPLVIVSKIWIYELLIKDILNNWHKDEKDSSPPEEAIANDRTPGS, encoded by the coding sequence ATGGAGGCTACCGTTGTGAGTTTAGGGAAATTAATCGGTTTCCTTGCCTTTGCAGTTTCTCTTTATATTCTCTGGCAGATACGGCACATCCTTTTGCTCATCTTTGCAGCCGTAGTTTTTGCTATCGTCTTAAACCGGGTCGTGCGATGGCTTCAGCAACGTGGAGTCAATCGAGGTATCGCGATCGCACTCACAGTTATTTCCTTACTGGGAATCTTATTTATCCTGTTTGCACTGATTGGACCCTCCTTTGCTCAGCAATTAGAACAATTGGGCAACCTCGTACCTACTACTTTAGAAAGTCTGCGGGACTGGTTCAACTCGCTCTCTACCCGGCTTCCAGAGCGATTAATAAATATTCGTAGCTTCAGCGATTTTCTTCCCAGGCTGCAACCTTTGATAACTCGGTTGTTAAACAATACCTATACCTGGTTCTCCGATCTACTGGCAATTATCCTTAACCTGTTACTGGTCTTGGTTCTAATTATCATGCTAGTAGCAAATCCCGCACCATACCGACAGGGGTTGCTCCTGCTATTTCCTGCCTTTTATCGTCGGCGTGCTAATGAAATTTTCTCCGAGTGTGAAGCCACTCTTGTTGGCTGGATGACAGCCACTCTCATTGATATGGCAGCGATTGCTGCGATCACCTTTATTGGTTTGTCAATTTTGGGCGTGCCACTGGCGTTAGCTAACGCCATCATCGCGGGCTTATTAGAATTTATCCCTAATATTGGACCCGTTTTGAGCGTGATACCACCGATGGTTGTCGCTGCTCTACTCGTTTCTCCTGGAAAAGCAGTTGCAGTGCTAATCCTGTACATTCTGATTCAGCAGTTTGAGGCTTATGTTCTAGTGCCCTTTGTGATGAAACAACAAGTGGAATTGCTACCAGCAACCACTTTGTTAGCTGTTGTCATTTTCGGCAGTCTTTTTGGTTTTATAGGTGTATTTCTTGCTGTGCCCCTAGTGATTGTTTCCAAAATTTGGATATATGAACTCTTGATTAAAGACATACTTAACAATTGGCACAAAGATGAAAAAGACAGTTCCCCACCAGAAGAAGCGATCGCTAACGATAGAACACCTGGCTCTTAG